The following is a genomic window from Streptomyces chrestomyceticus JCM 4735.
GGCTCGCCCCAGTGGCGGGCGCCTACGGCCTGGTCATGCGGAGCGGGCGTCGCGGGTGATGGCCTTGGCTGGCGGGGTGTTTGCTCGTTCCGGCGCTGCTCTTGGGCGGGGCAAAGCGTGTACGAAGCACCCCGTGGCAGCTTCAGGTGGCGCGGGGCCGGGGGCCGGGCGGAGCGGGCCGGAGGCAGGAGCGGCGCCCGAGTCCCCGAGCTCCGCGCCGGCCCGCATTGCGGGCCGGTGGGGTGTGCTTCGTAGCGGCGGCTGCCAAAGCCGTTGACCCGCGCGCCGGATGCCGAAGGCAAGAGCACCCACAAGGCCAACGCCGTCGTCCGCGGCGCCGGTTCCGGCGACGGCCGGGCCGCTGGGTACTTGGCCGACGGGAACGAACCCGTTTGCGCGCTCTCACCAGCTCCCCACGGACTTCCATCAGGGCTTCGCGTCCGTGCGCGAGCGGCGTCAGGGCGGCCCCGGCCGGGAATGGCGATCCTGCTGTGGGAGTTCCTGGAGTGCTCTCCCCCTTCCCCCACCCCACCCCGCCCGCAGGGCGGGGCTTGAACCAGTAGAGAAAGTTGTAACTCAGGCTGGCGGGAGGGGCTTGAAGTCCTCCGTGCAGGCGGGGAGTACGGTGCCCTGCCGGTGGGCGAGGGGGAGGAAGGTCACGGGGCGGATTGTCCAGGTGATGCGGGTGTTGGTGTGGGTGATGGTCACCGTGTAGGGCTGTCGGCGGAGCAGGGCGGCCCTGGCCTTCAGCCGTCCCTCGCAGAGCCACGTCCAGGCTTCCTGTGAGGCGTCCGGGGAGAGGGCCGGCGTGATGGTGCGCAGGGCTACGGCTACCCACCGGTCGGCCTGGTGGGCCGAGTAGGCGTCGAAGGATGCGTGCAGGGCCGGCCTCTCGGTCGGGTTCGCGAGGTCTTGCGTCCAGCATTCGCACCAGTAGCCGCGGCGGGGCTTGTCGGTCTTCAGCATGGGTGGGCTCCTGGTCGGCTGCTGGTGAAGAGTTCTGCGGTGACGGTGTGGGCGCCCTGACTGCTGTGGACCACCACTCGGTGGGCGATCGCGTTGACCATGCCGAGTCCGCGGCCGTGATCGGCCTCCTCGTCCTGGTCCTCGACCTTCGGGTGCGTGCCTGCGCCGCCGTCGTCGGTGACCGACAGGGCGATGACCTGCGGGGTGACCGCGAGGGACAGGTGGAAGCTGCCGGAGTCCCGCCCGCTGGCGGTGTGCAGGATCGCGTTCGAGCTCAGCTCGCTCACGATCAGCTCGGCGTCCTCGGCCAGCGGGGAATCGCGCAGTATGTCGCGGGTCCATCGGCGGGCCCGGCTCACCTCTTCCGGGGAACCTGGGCAACTGAGCCCCCAGACCTGGACTCTACTCGTATACTCGTGCATACAAGTTCCTTCGTGCTGGTAGGCCGCCATGTGCAGCGGGTTCGGGCTAGACGAGTTTCACGCCGTCGTGGGCGCGGACGGCCGGCGGGCTCATGGCGTCGAGCGCGTCCAGGACGCGGATCGCGTACGCCTCGTCGGCGAGTTCGGTGACTTCTTCGCGGGTGGCCCACCGCAGCGCGCGGGTTTCGTCCCCGGTGGTGGGGGTGCCGTCGGCGGCCCGGCAGCGGAAGACCAGAGAAACGATCAGGCCCGTCATGTTCTTGTAGACACCGGTCAAGGTCGCCGGAAGCTCGATCTTGATGCCGGTTTCTTCGAGCACCTCGCGCTGAAGGGCTTCCGGGATGGTTTCCTCGCGTTCGAGGACTCCGCCCGGCGGTTCCCAGTGGCCGTTGTCGCGCCGCTTGATCAGGAGAGCCCGGCCCTGGTCGTCAACGATGACTCCGGCGACGCTCACGGAGTGCGGACGGTCGGTGCTCACGTTCCTCGGCCCCTTCGGATGGCTAGGCTCTCCACCGTAGCAATAGCACTCGCCCACTCGTCTAGATACCTAAAGGAGTAGTCCACGTGACGTCTCTTCCGAGCGTTCTTGGCGCTCTCGACCCCACGAGTGATCGTGCGGTCTTTCGACAGATCGCCGATCAGCTTCGCGAGGCCATCGATCGTGGCCGGTTCAGGGAGGGGAGAAGCTGCCCTCGGAAGCTGAGCTGGTGGAGCACTACGGGGTTTCCCGTATGACGGTGCGGAACTCCTTCTCGGTCCTCCAGGGGGAGGGCCTGGTCCATGCCGAGCACGGCAAGGGCGTGTTCGTCCGGCCGCGCCCGCCCGTCCGGCGCCTCGCCTCTGACCGGTTCGCCCGGCGTCACCGTGAGCAGGGCAAGTCGGCGTTCATCGTGGAGGCCGATGCCGTCGGCAGTCACCCGAAGGTGGACGGCCTGGAGGTCAAGGAGGAGAAGGCCAGTCAGGACATCTCCGCCCGGCTCGGCTCCGTGCGGCGGGTGCTCGCCCGGCGGCGCCGCTACCTGCTTGACGGCCGGCCGGTTGAGTTCGCCACCTCGTATCTGCCGCTCGACATCGCCCGCGGCACTCAGATCGCCGAGCCCAACCCCGGCCCCGGCGGCATCTACGCCCGGCTTGAGGAGCTGGGCCACCATCTCGACCACTTCGAGGAGGAGATCCGCGCCCGGATGCCCTCACCCGCCGAGGTCAAGACGCTGCAACTGGCCTCCGGTGTCCCCGTGATCCACCTGATCCGCACGGCGTACGACACGGAGAAGCGGGCCGTGGAGGTCTGCGACACGGTGATGGCGGCGGACGCGTACGTCCTCTCCTACCAGCTCCCGGCCACCTGACCGGCGGTGCGCGAGGCCATTTCTTCGGACTCGTACACCCCGTCACGCATACTCGTATAGACGAGTGGGCAAGTTGTGTGGCAAGGTGGTCCACGCTCCCGGAAGAGCCGGGCGCGAAGACTGCAACTTGTCTAGACGAGTAGATGGGAAGAAGCCTTGCGCACCATCCGTGTGGAGACCTCGGCCGCGACGATCCTGCTGACCGAAGCGCCCGAGCCCAAGGTCCGCGACCGCAAGACGGGCGAGATCGCCAAGGACACCAACAGCGGCGAAGCACTGATGACGATCGGCGTCGTCTACATCGAGGAAGGAGAGTCGTCCCTGATCAAGGT
Proteins encoded in this region:
- a CDS encoding ATP-binding protein, which codes for MHEYTSRVQVWGLSCPGSPEEVSRARRWTRDILRDSPLAEDAELIVSELSSNAILHTASGRDSGSFHLSLAVTPQVIALSVTDDGGAGTHPKVEDQDEEADHGRGLGMVNAIAHRVVVHSSQGAHTVTAELFTSSRPGAHPC
- a CDS encoding NUDIX hydrolase, which translates into the protein MSVAGVIVDDQGRALLIKRRDNGHWEPPGGVLEREETIPEALQREVLEETGIKIELPATLTGVYKNMTGLIVSLVFRCRAADGTPTTGDETRALRWATREEVTELADEAYAIRVLDALDAMSPPAVRAHDGVKLV